The Citrus sinensis cultivar Valencia sweet orange chromosome 4, DVS_A1.0, whole genome shotgun sequence DNA segment ATGAAAGGGTTAGGTAGAGAAAAACTTGTAATGTAATgatattcaaaacaaaataataataataataatctcatttATATAATGGATATCGTTTTCCAATTTGTggaattgattaattttgatttttttttttgaaggatGAATTTTTGGTACCTCATGCATCCTTATTTGACTCTAACTTACTAGTAAAAAAGGATTTacttaaggaaaaaaaaaacccaataaaaagataatgaaaattttcaaacatcCACCGCGTAAATGTATTCAAGTTGCGTGTGCAACATGATGATGGGGACATCGAGACTGTTTATTTCTTCTCCTTACATTTCATGGCTTTCCACAGAATTATGgggaaattgaaatgaattatTTGCAACCAGAGCATAACTTGCCGCATCCCTTCGGCCACGTAATGCTTCATTACTCGATTATGCCGTGACAGACGTACGCACTACACGACGAACTGCGTCGACCTTCGCGCAATTTCCCTGAAACATGCAAGATAGAAAGCGTATGCATGTTATCAGgtaaaattaaagattgaaTCAGAAGCAGCGAATGTTAGAGCAATTGAGTAACTTGATGACACGTGCTGATTGACAATTGAATTCCCAAAGGGGTGACCTGAGAACACAAGGTGCGTTGGCCACATACAATCTTTTTGATTTAATGTATGGCAGGAGCAGGCAGCAGCAATGCAAATCAAATTTAAGCCAACGCCACCCTCTGTTCTCAGGTTCACTCCTCTGGGGTTTCACATCTGTTGCATTATGCAGCcataatatatatcttaatGGTTCACAAAATGATGGGTGGTCGACTTCATCTCTCTCCTTTTATAAccctacatatatatatatatatatatatatacacacacgcGCGCGCGCAAACTCATGACACAATGTGGTCATAATATCAACATCTTATATGTACAGATATATATATGAGCAATTAATATAGAATAGAATGTCGTCATCTTGCATACAACGTGGGCCAATTGAAATACATACCCAAatccaataaaattatgtcaTAGCTTTTCTATGTAAAGTAATATATCCAAATGAATCAATCGCCCAGCTCCAGGTCACTGTTTATTGTGATGTTCTTCAAATCATACTTTGCCGCGTGAATTGGGAGGGCGCCTCATATGCGGCAACCATGCACGTTCAGATTTTTTACCCCATTATATCCACACCGCAGCTTTTGTGTGACATTACAAATTACAATTACCCAGCAAAAGTGAggacattgaaaaaaaaaaatatctgcAGATGGACGGTGGAGGAGCCACACAAAAATATGTGGCCAATGCGAGTTCCAGTTTCCATTGTCTTCCAGATGCATAAAGAGTCAtgaaaaaatatcaacaaagTCAATTACCGACACCGGCAGCAAAAGAAAGCCATCGCTGTCCATTTATTAGCTAACCGTTAATAACAACCGCCACCTGTCTTCAATTATTGCTTGATCTTTTGGCAGCAAATGCAATTACACTTTCAAAGATAAATATCATTAAGGCTAGCCTATGCTTGATCAGTTCTCTGAATCTCTCAATTTTCTTCTCTTGCATATTTTCTGAAACAAAGCATGGACTCTCTATTTTCTAAACTACAAAACAAGGAGGATTCAAAGTCAGCTACTGCTCACAATGAAAATCCCACCAAGGAGCACCACCAGCCGTCAAACGCTGAGCTCATGGCTAGTGCTAAATGTGTAGCAGAGGCAGCAAAGGCCACATTCAGCAAAGAATCAGACAAGGTGGACAAGGCCAAAGTTGCTGGGGCTGCTGAAAATCTTGTGGCTGCTGGTTCCAAATATGGCAACCTTGAAGAAAACAAGTATGTAGACAAGGCTAAGGATTATCTTCACCAATACCACTCTTCTCATTCCACTGCCCAGACCGACACCTCTGGCCACTCAGCCCAAGGTGGTCATGATTCATCATCAGTTCCATCTGGAGGTGGTGGTGATGAAAAGTCTGGAGGTGGCTATGGAGACTACCTGAAGACGGCTCAAGGTTTCTTGAACAAGTAGTGACTCTTATCTAATAGACTCTAGTATTGTTGATGAGCTAGgacaaataaataatctgTTCTGTATGTTTCCTTTTAATTGTGTCTTTTGTTCTTATAAACTACAAATTTGTGTATTAATGTGTCAACTTTCCAGATTGGGCTTGCTTGCTAAAGCTAGCCATATCTGTATATGTGCGTGCTTATTGTTAACTAATGTCATATTGTAATGTTTGGATCATTTAACTACTATAATCTGCTTCtctaaataatgattttatagatgtgtgtgtgtgacaCTTTAGCTATAGAAGGTATTTCTACTGGTTGtgcatgtatgtatgtatacacacacacacacacacacacccctCTCATATATTGATATACATCACGATCTATCTCAAGTGCATTAACTTTCTCCTTGTTTCCTGTATTGTGGGAATCTTGTAGATATTGATTCTGAtttgtattctaaaattcttTTGTGATTGGATGGAATTTCATTTTAGTGGACCTCGGGCCTCGCGTGTTGGCTTGGTTAGCaggtaatataattattaggaatatttacaattttcatGGCTCCAAAATGTCTAATAACATTTGGCGACCGAGATTTCACAGCCAACATTTCTGTGAACAGACAGGCAATATTAAGTCCAGACCCTgtgagaaattaaaaccaGGAAACATATCCAATGCTAAAAAGAAATCGGTTCCCCGTAGATTATGAAACTTTAACCACCTATATGATGTATACGTCGGTTGCACGGTCAATGAGTCAATAGATCTATTGAGTTATACAGcatcattttttatctttcttcttttcttttgcataTAATTGagcaaaaatgaattcatttTTCACAAGCCAAACAAACAACGTGACAATCATCACGTGCACAATGAACAATATTCTTCCCATGATGGCAAGTCCAACATGCACCACAACGAGCACTCTTATTTCTTCCTATGGTGAGATCCATATAAGCACCGCAACGAACATTCTTCCTGTGGAGACTAGCCCTACAAGCACCAAAATGTAAATTCTTCCTACAGTGAGCCGTTCAGGAATCACAATGTTGAATATTCTTCCTATGGTGACAAGCCCTGCAAGGGCCATAATGAACAATATCCTTCCTGTGATGACAAGCCCCCCAAGCCCCATCAATATTCTGAGTATGACAAATCAGGCAAACCTGCCAAAAACCATCAACCATCCAATGCTGAGCTCCTTTCTAGCGCCAAATTGGTTGCTGACGCAGCGAAAGACACGTTGAACAGTGATCATGACAAGGTAGACAAGACTAAGGTTGCCCATGCCGCCGGAGATCTTCTTAAAGCCGGGTCTCGTTACGGAAAGTGAAGATGAGACGGGCTATGGCAAGTTTTTAGGAAGGCTGAGGATTATTTGcacaaattacaataataagcTACTTTCCAAGGATACCTATTCGAGCTCTCATTCTGGCCACTCAGGCCACGGCGATAAACCCAGCTCTTCATGATGATCATTATGGCCACTCTGGCAGCTCTAAGACAAATCCTAGTGGTGGTCATAAGGATTCTGGTGGCGTGTATGAAGATTACTTGAAGATAGCTGAAGGTTTAATTAGGAAGCATTGAGTCTTTGATATTGTCATATAGACTGATATTGGATCATTCATCAAGGCTCAAGCGATGCGCTTGGTTGTTCTTTATGTATGATTATGTttgatattttacttttgacaGTTGTTTTTTATGTAAAGAAGTCAAAGATACGCATTCCtttaattagaaataataactggatcatttatatttttataaatctgATGGAAATTACAATCTGAGCATTTACAGAATcctaaagaaatatttacattGGTGAAGTGATGATATTCAGAAGCAGGAACATGTGGTGGCAGGAATTTTCCCCGTCGTTCTGATTTTATTAGCCTTTTCTTTTGCCTTAAACTCTGCTTTTCTTCGCTTCTCCTGTGCCTGTGCTCTTGCTCCTCCTGCTATCCGATCAATAGATTCCATGTCACTGCGAAATTTTTGCAAGGCTTTTACCCGTCTTTTCTCCAATTCACCCTGCATCTCCAAGAAGACATGGGAGAGATATCGCTTATCAGTTCCTAAGAATCAGTTTTAATTAGGACTCACTCGAGGCAACAAGAAACTTACCTCTGCTCTGTCCAATTTTCTTCtggctttcttcttcttcctctcctCCCAGGAAAGTATTGTCTCATTTAACTTCTCATACCTGACAATTCTATCTGTTACTACTTCTAAGTGCTTGCGCAAATTGCAAAGAACATGTTGAAGCAAATGTTTCAGTTACCTCTCCTTGATCCTGGCCATCTCAGCCTTCTCCCAGGCATCTGCTTGAGTTTCAGTTGTTGGAGGCCTTGCTGGAATCTGTCTTTTTGTTTCAGTTGGTGGGGTAGCAGGCTTAATGGGAGGAGGAATATCAGGTTTTGATTTTGTCCCTCCGGGGCTTCTCGGGGGCAGATCAATTTTCTGCCTATCTCCTTCAGGTTTTTTGCTGCTGGTTCTGTTCGAGACTTCATCAGCAAAAGTTGGAGCTTTTTTCATTGATGATGGACTGGGATCAGTGACCTTGCTTGGTGATCTTTTAGGTTTTGTACCGTCAGGGCTCTTCTTCAATAGCTCATCCCGAAATGTTGGAGTCTTTTTAATTGGTGATGGATCAATGGCTTTTTCAGGAGCCCCTTCATCTTTAGCAGCAGTTACTGGCACTTCCCTATCCGGACTTGCCAAACTTGTCGTTGCAATGTCTTCTGTTACAAACAATTCCATTATGTTTGTACTTTCATTTGACGTATTTTAAAGTTGTTTCACAAGTTCAGAATATTTACCTGAGAACCTTTTTGATATTCTACCAGGTTCTGTAATTGGTATTGGTGTATCGTCTTTTTTGCTCTTTTGCCTTCTCAAAGATGCATCGGGGCCATCACTGTTCTTTTTCTGTTCTGACATATTTGAGATTAATGCATCTTCCTTTTGGCTTTTGACCCTGCTCATAGAGGGCTGGGGAGCAACTACACTGGTCTTTCTTTGACCTGGGATGCGCGATTCTTCTATTGATTTGTTAATGGCATAGGCAGCAGCTGCCACCGCAGTTGCATGGTCCATTTGGGTGTTGGGATCAAATTCCCCGCTCATTTGCCTAGAAAATTGTCTCCTTAACCAGTTCCGAGTTCTCTTCTCTGCAAAATACCAATCATATGTCAAAAGTtttcaagtaaaattttttgatgatTTCCTGTGGCTATATCAATTCATTGTGATGAAccattttaaagataagatGCTACAGGATGAGAAATCTAGTGGTACCTCCTTTGAAATATTGTGTTTTCTGGAGTAGTATTCGCCGTTCTTTGAAGCTGATAGGTTCTTCAGGATTCTCTTGTCCTACACTAGAAAATCTTACCCTAACACAAGTGGTCAGTTATGTTACAAAACGGGCAATTGCTACAGCTTCTCGATAGTACATtaaaaacaccaaaaaaattCGTTCTCTTTTCATCCGTTCaatcatagaatttaatttcaatgaaaCACATGCAAAGATTTGTTTGTGAGTATTTTCTGATTCAAGAAATTAGTTACCTTACCTCACTTGCTTGATCAAACTATCCATCGTTGTTTATTAAGACCCTTCTCAAATCTCAACTTTCTTAAGAATGATCCGCATGCCTTACTCATGGCTTCGGCGTTTATACAAAGAAGAAGCCCTAAGAGAAGGCTTCACATTGTTAGTCTTAGGGTATGGCTAGGCGTGGAGAGGGCGCACGCAAAGTTTGATGTGCTTTGCATTCAAGCACTGGTTTGGATTTTAAAAGGGCTACTGCATCAAGAAAAGTATTCTTTCCCCTCTCACCTTTTTACTTTCTTGCAAATTATTCTTTGCCTTCACTCTTagcttcaaataaaataaatacagcCTCTAGCTTATGCAATGAAGTTGCTCTCAAGAAGGGTTGAGAATAATCttgaaaaagaacaaaatttaaatataaataagattatatttttgtgCAATAGATGGGATTGAAATTAAAACGAACAAACGCCTTTATCCAACATCAAtgataagaaataaagaagaagaattgacCACTTTAATCACTTGATCCCCCTCAAGCAATTGAGGAAACTTCTACGGTGCCTATATTTTTGGAGTGTCCACAAATAAAGTAATAGTAAAGCACGCAACCTAAGACTAATAAGAAGTTGAAATTGGACTCTGAAAATGTTTCTAAGCACAAGCGGGGGCTTTAAAATCTCTGAGAGTTGCAAAAACAATAGAATGAGGAGCAACTGTGATAGGAGAATAACGATCCGCAAGCTTTGGCTCCATTGAAGGGATATCTAATGAATTCGTGAGCTTCAATGGAGTACCATTAAGTAATACAACGTCACTTTGAATATTTCCACCCTCTGGCGTCAAATGGTACTCTTCTCTTGGTTTTTCATCTTGAGAATCCTGGGTTTGTTCTTGTGAAGGGTACAGATTCATATCATTGATAACCG contains these protein-coding regions:
- the HAP3 gene encoding HAP3-like protein (The RefSeq protein has 2 substitutions compared to this genomic sequence), which codes for MDSLFSKLQNKEDSKSATSHNENPTKEHHQPSNAELMASAKCVAEAAKATFSKESDKVDKAKVAGAAENLVAAGSKYGNLEENKYVDKAKDYLHQYHSSHSTAQTDTSGHSAQGGRDSSSVPSGGGGDEKSGGGYGDYLKTAQGFLNK
- the LOC107177612 gene encoding nodulin-related protein 1-like produces the protein MEFHFSGPRASRVGLVSSEPFRNHNVEYSSYGDKPCKGHNEQYPSCDDKPPKPHQYSEYDKSGKPAKNHQPSNAELLSSAKLVADAAKDTLNSDHDKVDKTKVAHAAGDLLKAGSRYGKIPIRALILATQATAINPALHDDHYGHSGSSKTNPSGGHKDSGGVYEDYLKIAEGLIRKH
- the LOC102616806 gene encoding uncharacterized protein LOC102616806 isoform X3 is translated as MDSLIKQVRFSSVGQENPEEPISFKERRILLQKTQYFKGEKRTRNWLRRQFSRQMSGEFDPNTQMDHATAVAAAAYAINKSIEESRIPGQRKTSVVAPQPSMSRVKSQKEDALISNMSEQKKNSDGPDASLRRQKSKKDDTPIPITEPGRISKRFSEDIATTSLASPDREVPVTAAKDEGAPEKAIDPSPIKKTPTFRDELLKKSPDGTKPKRSPSKVTDPSPSSMKKAPTFADEVSNRTSSKKPEGDRQKIDLPPRSPGGTKSKPDIPPPIKPATPPTETKRQIPARPPTTETQADAWEKAEMARIKERYEKLNETILSWEERKKKKARRKLDRAEGELEKRRVKALQKFRSDMESIDRIAGGARAQAQEKRRKAEFKAKEKANKIRTTGKIPATTCSCF
- the LOC102616806 gene encoding uncharacterized protein LOC102616806 isoform X2, with amino-acid sequence MDSLIKQVRVRFSSVGQENPEEPISFKERRILLQKTQYFKGEKRTRNWLRRQFSRQMSGEFDPNTQMDHATAVAAAAYAINKSIEESRIPGQRKTSVVAPQPSMSRVKSQKEDALISNMSEQKKNSDGPDASLRRQKSKKDDTPIPITEPGRISKRFSDIATTSLASPDREVPVTAAKDEGAPEKAIDPSPIKKTPTFRDELLKKSPDGTKPKRSPSKVTDPSPSSMKKAPTFADEVSNRTSSKKPEGDRQKIDLPPRSPGGTKSKPDIPPPIKPATPPTETKRQIPARPPTTETQADAWEKAEMARIKERYEKLNETILSWEERKKKKARRKLDRAEGELEKRRVKALQKFRSDMESIDRIAGGARAQAQEKRRKAEFKAKEKANKIRTTGKIPATTCSCF
- the LOC102616806 gene encoding uncharacterized protein LOC102616806 isoform X1: MDSLIKQVRVRFSSVGQENPEEPISFKERRILLQKTQYFKGEKRTRNWLRRQFSRQMSGEFDPNTQMDHATAVAAAAYAINKSIEESRIPGQRKTSVVAPQPSMSRVKSQKEDALISNMSEQKKNSDGPDASLRRQKSKKDDTPIPITEPGRISKRFSEDIATTSLASPDREVPVTAAKDEGAPEKAIDPSPIKKTPTFRDELLKKSPDGTKPKRSPSKVTDPSPSSMKKAPTFADEVSNRTSSKKPEGDRQKIDLPPRSPGGTKSKPDIPPPIKPATPPTETKRQIPARPPTTETQADAWEKAEMARIKERYEKLNETILSWEERKKKKARRKLDRAEGELEKRRVKALQKFRSDMESIDRIAGGARAQAQEKRRKAEFKAKEKANKIRTTGKIPATTCSCF
- the LOC102616806 gene encoding uncharacterized protein At3g61260 isoform X4; protein product: MSGEFDPNTQMDHATAVAAAAYAINKSIEESRIPGQRKTSVVAPQPSMSRVKSQKEDALISNMSEQKKNSDGPDASLRRQKSKKDDTPIPITEPGRISKRFSEDIATTSLASPDREVPVTAAKDEGAPEKAIDPSPIKKTPTFRDELLKKSPDGTKPKRSPSKVTDPSPSSMKKAPTFADEVSNRTSSKKPEGDRQKIDLPPRSPGGTKSKPDIPPPIKPATPPTETKRQIPARPPTTETQADAWEKAEMARIKERYEKLNETILSWEERKKKKARRKLDRAEGELEKRRVKALQKFRSDMESIDRIAGGARAQAQEKRRKAEFKAKEKANKIRTTGKIPATTCSCF